The segment TCAGCGATGGGCAAACTGAAATGCTGCCAGGTCCCGAAGGTATCGACGAATTTGATATCGACCATCTTGGCCTCGTTCTTCTTGGCCATCTCGATTACACTCTTTGCTGTGCTCATGAATTTTGATTGATTTGGTTTGATTAATGAAACGACACGACACTCCCTTCCTCAAGGAATGAGCCGAAGGGAAAACTCGGATCAGACGGCATCCTCGCCCGTTTCGCCCGTGCGGATGCGAATGGCGTTCTCCACCGAAGTGACGAAAACCTTGCCGTCACCAATTTTGCCCGTCTTGGCGGCTTTGACGATAGCAT is part of the Verrucomicrobiota bacterium genome and harbors:
- a CDS encoding glutamine synthetase produces the protein MSTAKSVIEMAKKNEAKMVDIKFVDTFGTWQHFSLPIA